In one Hoplias malabaricus isolate fHopMal1 chromosome X1, fHopMal1.hap1, whole genome shotgun sequence genomic region, the following are encoded:
- the LOC136675633 gene encoding melanocortin receptor 4-like, whose translation MNISQQHGLHHVHQNHSLITQANNKPERGSSSGCYEQLLVSSEVFLILGLVSLLENVLVIAAIIKNKNFHSPMYFFICSLAAADLLVSVSNATETAVMALITSGKLSVSGGVAKTMDNVFDSMICSSLLASIWSLLAIAIDRYITIFYGLRYHNIMTQKRAATVISCIWAFCTMSGVLFIIYSESPMVLICLISMFFAMLALMASLYVHMFLLARLHMKRIAALPGNGPIPQAANMKGAMTLTILLGVFVVCWAPFFLHLILMISCPRNPYCICFMSHFNMYLILIMCNSIIDPLIYAFRSQEMRKTFREICCGWASGLSCSWTCGGYVLGSDCV comes from the coding sequence ATGAACATCTCACAGCAACATGGATTACACCACGTCCACCAAAACCACAGCCTGATCACTCAGGCCAACAACAAGCCTGAGAGGGGATCCAGCTCAGGATGCTATGAGCAACTGTTGGTCTCCAGTGAGGTGTTTCTTATCCTAGGACTGGTCAGCCTGCTGGAGAACGTCCTCGTAATCGCAGCCATCATCAAAAATAAGAACTTTCATTCACCCATGTACTTCTTTATTTGTAGTTTGGCAGCAGCCGACCTTCTGGTCAGTGTCTCTAATGCCACAGAGACAGCAGTCATGGCACTCATTACTAGTGGCAAACTTAGCGTCTCAGGGGGTGTAGCTAAGACCATGGACAATGTGTTTGACTCCATGATCTGCAGCTCCCTTTTGGCATCTATCTGGAGCTTGCTAGCCATCGCCATTGACCGCTACATCACCATCTTTTATGGTCTTCGCTACCACAACATTATGACCCAGAAACGGGCAGCTACGGTCATCTCCTGCATCTGGGCCTTTTGCACGATGTCCGGTGTCCTCTTCATCATCTACTCAGAGAGTCCCATGGTCCTCATCTGCCTCATCAGCATGTTCTTTGCAATGCTGGCCCTCATGGCATCGCTGTACGTCCACATGTTCCTCCTGGCCAGGCTACACATGAAGCGAATCGCTGCCCTACCTGGAAATGGGCCCATCCCTCAGGCGGCTAACATGAAGGGGGCCATGACCCTGACCATACTGctgggtgtgtttgtggtgtgctGGGCCCCCTTCTTCCTGCACCTCATTCTCATGATCTCATGCCCCAGAAACCCTTACTGCATCTGCTTCATGTCACACTTCAACATGTACCTCATCCTCATCATGTGCAACTCGATCATCGACCCGCTCATCTACGCTTTCCGCAGCCAGGAGATGAGGAAGACCTTCAGGGAGATTTGTTGCGGCTGGGCCTCTGGCCTGAGCTGTTCGTGGACTTGTGGCGGCTATGTGTTAgggtctgactgtgtgtga